Proteins encoded in a region of the Triticum dicoccoides isolate Atlit2015 ecotype Zavitan chromosome 3A, WEW_v2.0, whole genome shotgun sequence genome:
- the LOC119269238 gene encoding pentatricopeptide repeat-containing protein At3g13160, mitochondrial-like encodes MASAAAAAAATRANSLSRIFSSSSPTVKLPKRNPKTKRAPAPPPKPSAADADSIAGQKLPEPLGVQPAAKAESDADHKLPKPLDDILIALIRQRNPDKLVSEFVQASTVSSRFRERHRVYEVAVSRLTSFGRQDGIEAIIEAQKPFLETSDEGFAARLIRLYGRASMPSHATATFHELPAQHKSTMTFNALLAAYAEAGDFDGLTAAFQEIPATHPSIVPSVYSYNILIRSLCQKPDLSAALDVVLLMEKHGVSADIITFNTLLNGFCNNGPTDEAETVWEMMKERNLEPDAKCYNAKLRGLVAEGRIDDAAAVLEGLEKDGPKPDTVSYNELIRGYCKAGRLQEAKKLYDDLAKNHCAANKGTYETLVPHLLQAGDLDCALRYCYEMFSGKRSGRVECGVLQDVVNALVDASRVEEAGKLVDIGRKKYYSRKGLRMRGSAKGSELRAETDE; translated from the coding sequence atggcctccgccgccgccgccgccgccgccacccgggcGAACAGCCTCTCCcgcatcttctcctcctcctcgccaacCGTCAAACTACCCAAGCGCAATCCCAAGACCAAGCgcgcgccggcgccgccgccgaaaCCGTCCGCCGCCGATGCTGACTCCATCGCGGGACAGAAGCTCCCGGAGCCCCTCGGCGTACAGCCCGCCGCCAAAGCTGAGTCCGATGCGGACCACAAGCTCCCGAAGCCCCTTGACGATATCCTCATTGCCCTCATCCGGCAGCGCAACCCTGATAAGCTGGTCTCCGAGTTCGTCCAAGCGTCAACCGTGTCGTCGCGCTTCCGCGAGCGGCACCGCGTGTACGAGGTAGCGGTGAGCCGCCTCACTTCCTTCGGCCGCCAAGACGGCATCGAGGCCATCATCGAAGCGCAGAAGCCCTTCCTCGAGACCTCAGACGAGGGATTCGCCGCGCGCCTCATCCGCCTCTACGGCCGTGCCTCCATGCCATCCCACGCTACCGCAACCTTCCATGAACTTCCCGCGCAGCATAAATCCACCATGACATTCAACGCCCTTCTTGCAGCGTACGCCGAAGCCGGGGATTTCGATGGGCTCACTGCTGCATTCCAGGAGATCCCAGCCACCCACCCCTCGATTGTTCCCAGCGTATACTCTTACAACATACTCATCCGCTCATTGTGCCAGAAGCCTGACCTCTCAGCTGCTCTTGATGTTGTTCTTCTCATGGAGAAGCACGGTGTTTCAGCTGACATTATTACTTTCAACACTCTGTTGAATGGGTTTTGTAACAATGGCCCCACGGATGAAGCAGAGACAGTATGGGAGATGATGAAGGAGAGGAATTTGGAGCCAGATGCAAAGTGCTACAATGCCAAGCTGCGGGGTTTGGTTGCAGAAGGGAGGATTGATGATGCAGCTGCTGTGCTTGAGGGATTGGAGAAGGACGGGCCAAAACCCGATACGGTGTCCTACAATGAGTTGATTCGAGGATATTGCAAAGCGGGGAGGTTACAGGAGGCCAAGAAGCTgtatgatgatttggcaaaaaatcaCTGTGCCGCAAATAAGGGAACATATGAGACTCTCGTGCCACACCTTCTGCAGGCTGGAGACCTGGATTGTGCACTGAGGTACTGCTATGAAATGTTTAGTGGTAAAAGGAGCGGTAGAGTGGAGTGTGGTGTGCTGCAGGATGTAGTGAATGCATTGGTAGATGCATCGAGGGTGGAGGAGGCTGGCAAGCTTGTTGATATCGGGCGGAAGAAGTACTACTCACGAAAGGGTTTGAGGATGCGAGGTAGTGCAAAAGGCAGTGAATTAAGAGCTGAAACTGATGAGTAA